From a single Ornithorhynchus anatinus isolate Pmale09 chromosome 15, mOrnAna1.pri.v4, whole genome shotgun sequence genomic region:
- the LOC100079591 gene encoding LOW QUALITY PROTEIN: ketosamine-3-kinase (The sequence of the model RefSeq protein was modified relative to this genomic sequence to represent the inferred CDS: deleted 1 base in 1 codon) yields the protein MEGVESVLRRELGSSTVAATGHSGGGCINQGRTYRTDHGRVFVKFNGKAEARRMFEGEMASLTAILRTHTVKVPKPIKVIDVPQGGSALVMEHLDMRFLDSHAAKLGEQLADLHLQNQKLGEKLQKEEGTVGKGAGQSDLQFVDQFGFDVVTCCGYLPQVNDWQRDWVAFFAQQRIGHQINLLEKESGNREARELWAQLQLKLPELFRPVTVVPALLHGDLWGGNVAEDADGPIVFDPASFYGHAEYELAIAGMFGGFDGAFYSAYHSRIPKAPGFDRRLRLYQLFHYLNHWNHFGSGYRGSSLSIMRGLLK from the exons ATGGAGGGTGTGGAGTCGGTGCTGAGACGGGAGCTGGGGAGCTCCACGGTCGCCGCCACCGGACACTCGGGGGGCGGATGCATCAACCAGGGCCGCACCTACCGCACCGACCACGGACGGGTCTTCGTCAAGTTCAACGGCAAGGCCGAG GCCCGGAGGATGTTTGAGGGCGAAATGGCCAGCCTCACTGCCATCCTGCGAACCCACACCGTCAAAGTCCCCAAGCCAATCAAAGTCATTGACGTGCCCCAGGGTGGCAGCGCCCTGGTCATGGAACACCTGGACATGCGCTTTCTAGACAG TCACGCAGCCAAGCTGGGTGAGCAGTTGGCGGACCTGCACCTGCAGAACCAGAAGCTGGGAGAGAAGCTCCAGAAGGAAGAGGGCACCGTCG GGAAGGGAGCGGGCCAGTCGGACCTGCAATTCGTGGACCAGTTTGGGTTTGACGTGGTGACCTGCTGCGGGTACCTGCCCCAG GTGAACGACTGGCAGAGAGACTGGGTGGCTTTCTTTGCCCAGCAGCGCATTGGGCACCAGATAAACCTGTTGGAGAAGGAGTCGGGCAATCGAGAGGCCCGCGAACTCTGGGCTCAGCTGCAG CTGAAGCTCCCGGAGCTGTTCCGCCCAGTGACCGTGGTGCCCGCCCTGCTGCACGGAGACCTGTGG GGGGGGAACGTGGCCGAGGACGCCGACGGGCCCATCGTCTTCGACCCGGCCTCCTTCTACGGGCACGCCGAGTACGAGCTGGCCATCGCCGGGATGTTCGGGGGCTTCGACGGCGCCTTCTACTCGGCCTACCACAGCCGAATCCCCAAGGCCCCCGGATTTGACCGCCGCCTGCGGCTCTACCAGCTCTTCCACTACCTGAATCACTGGAACCACTTCGGCTCCGGCTACCGTGGCTCGTCCCTCAGCATCATGCGGGGTCTCCTCAAATGA